In Podospora pseudopauciseta strain CBS 411.78 chromosome 3, whole genome shotgun sequence, one genomic interval encodes:
- a CDS encoding hypothetical protein (EggNog:ENOG503PXM9), protein MLFQALILGIAALEHIHGLPTSASQPVGARQYYPDPDDPSLPPSPEDCLRLSFSEPAWSIYDPALLSVNVSDGGTQGDIRFYTRNVATGQHADCRVTNIELNPKGAQLETWHNCNVTDLQFQFLLDDFQVRLRGGWKCTDSDLSFHGQGVWEEPVVQGCLEEWNTPRGQETLCIMGGSYVAATLTSPMDLQPQWPLLPYTPFERAWRCVDRSWDPEFTVHSLEYQHREGSYEFTLDLENHSSGERTVCKSETLDEKGLPTDGSTPWAKCLAENATLDVLLDRTYDILGIRQEWKCSDNVKDIEPEDYRATGLIQARLDCAKPTDKKHKDYTCTLPAALPLTFTGYPAIDKTVLPPFPHTFYNRSCTINSISNTHTLTLNEYKIETADDGKLEGTFSFYNPGPGETWSLSKIPVLNDATWHECTPGKGTELPWQLARCSYALSLHEKSPEIRFDLAWYCDDRDPSNAILFEASAQADLTGKTACQSGICQFPSGITEVALQVTNLTWETGHGVMQKGPILPWV, encoded by the exons ATGCTGTTTCAAGCACTGATTCTTGGCATCGCTGCCCTCGAGCACATCCACGGCCTTCCAACCTCAGCCAGCCAACCTGTGGGAGCCCGTCAGTACTATCCGGATCCCGACGACCCATCTCTTCCCCCGTCTCCTGAAGATTGCCTCAGGCTATCCTTCAGCGAGCCAGCGTGGTCCATCTACGATCCCGCACTGCTGTCAGTGAATGTTTCAGATGGAGGCACTCAAGGCGATATTCGCTTCTACACCAGAAACGTCGCTACTGGCCAACATGCAGATTGCAGAGTGACCAATATCGAACTCAACCCAAAGGGCGCCCAGTTGGAAACATGGCACAACTGCAATGTCACAGACTTGCAATTCCAGTTTCTTCTCGATGACTTTCAGGTGAGActgaggggaggatggaagTGCACTGACTCTGA CCTGAGTTTCCACGGACAAGGTGTCTGGGAAGAACCTGTCGTTCAAGGTTGTCTGGAAGAGTGGAATACACCTCGTGGTCAAGAGACGCTTTGCATCATGGGAGGATCATATGTCGCTGCCACGCTGACTAGTCCGATGGATCTACAACCTCAATGGCCCCTGCTTCCCTACACACCTTTTGAGAGGGCGTGGAGATGCGTCGATCGCTCATGGGATCCCGAGTTTACTGTCCACAGCTTGGAATACCAGCATCGCGAGGGTTCATACGAGTTTACTCTGGATCTTGAGAATCATTCCAGCGGCGAAAGGACAGTCTGCAAATCCGAGACACTTGACGAGAAGGGCCTACCTACCGATGGCTCAACACCGTGGGCAAAGTGTTTGGCTGAGAATGCCACGCTCGACGTTCTGCTGGACAGGACGTATGATATTCTGGGGATTCGCCAAGAGTGGAAGTGTAGTGACAATGTCAAGGATATTGAGCC AGAAGACTATCGTGCCACGGGATTGATTCAGGCACGCCTTGATTGTGCCAAACCGACAGACAAAAAACACAAAGACTATACTTGCACCCTACCTGCCGCATTACCATTGACATTTACTGGATATCCTGCCATCGACAAAACCGTGCTCCCGCCTTTCCCTCACACTTTCTACAACAGAAGTTGCACAATCAACTCCATCAGCAACACCCACACTCTTACCTTGAACGAGTACAAGATTGAAACGGCCGATGACGGAAAACTCGAGGGGACTTTCAGTTTCTATAATCCTGGGCCCGGAGAAACGTGGAGCCTTTCCAAGATTCCTGTGCTCAACGATGCAACTTGGCATGAGTGCACCCCTGGGAAGGGAACAGAACTGCCTTGGCAATTGGCCAGATGCAGTTATGCACTTTCTTTGCACGAAAAGTCGCCCGAAATCCGGTTTGATCTGGCATGGTACTGTGATGATCGCGATCCAAGTAATGC CATCTTGTTCGAAGCCAGCGCTCAAGCAGACTTGACTGGCAAAACTGCCTGCCAAAGCGGAATTTGCCAGTTCCCCTCAGGGATAACAGAGGTGGCACTCCAGGTTACAAATTTGACGTGGGAAACCGGGCATGGAGTCATGCAGAAGGGCCCAATCTTACCCTGGGTATAG
- a CDS encoding hypothetical protein (EggNog:ENOG50KOG0255; COG:G; COG:M), with protein sequence MAARILNGFFSTVSQAGGLMFIKDMFFFHEQARKINIWASFIVMSPYVGPLFAAFMTETLHWSVPFWVYFGMNVLGMALVVAFLEETYYDRTIPSDQQPARGNRFARLIGTAQWKSRHLRNTFGQACWRTVSVLLKPIVALSCVFYALTFAWAVGINTTLAIFVTPLYGFGPKQVGFFYFTPVVAVALGEATGHWLHDALAKQYIRSHKGHFEPEVRLRAVLLAMPVVIVGLVLIGQCFENQWYFMATSVCWGLYVFGMMITTVALSSYCLDSYPEASGEVSAWLNMARTVGGFIVSYFQVRWAEAQGTKQSFGIQAGICGGAILFIVALIVWGKRLRIWAGPLNFATT encoded by the exons ATGGCGGCCCGTATTCTCAACGGCTTCTTCTCGACAGTCAGCCAGGCAGGGGGGTTAATGTTTATCAAAGACATGTTTTTCTTTCATGAACAGGCGAGGAAGATCAACATTTGGGC ATCATTTATTGTCATGTCCCCCTACGTCGGTCCTCTCTTTGCCGCCTTCATGACAGAAACACTACACTGGTCAGTGCCATTTTGGGTGTACTTTGGCATGAATGTGCTGGGAATGGCACTGGTCGTTGCATTTCTGGAAGAGACATACTATGACAGGACCATACCATCGGACCAACAGCCTGCTCGAGGCAACCGTTTTGCCAGACTGATCGGCACCGCCCAATGGAAGTCTCGACATCTCCGCAACACCTTTGGCCAAGCTTGTTGGAGAACCGTCAGTGTGCTTCTCAAGCCAATCGTAGCTCTCTCGTGCGTTTTTTACGCCTTG ACGTTTGCTTGGGCGGTGGGCATCAACACCACGCTGGCCATATTTGTCACCCCACTGTACGGCTTCGGACCAAAACAAGTGGGATTCTTCTATTTCACCCCGGTGGTTGCTGTGGCACTGGGGGAGGCAACAGGCCACTGGCTGCATGACGCTCTCGCCAAGCAGTACATCCGCTCTCACAAGGGACATTTCGAGCCCGAGGTGCGCCTGCGAGCCGTACTTCTGGCAATGCCTGTTGTCATTGTCGGCCTAGTTCTCATCGGGCAGTGCTTTGAGAACCAGTGGTACTTCATGGCCACCAGCGTCTGCTGGGGCCTTTATGTTTTCGGCATGATGATCACCACAGTAGCACTGAGTAGTTACTGCCTTGATAGCTACCCGGAGGCATCTGGCGAGGTTTCGGCGTGGCTCAACATGGCCCGGACTGTCGGAGGGTTTATCGTCAGCTATTTTCAGGTCAGATGGGCCGAAGCGCAGGGAACGAAGCAGAGCTTCGGGATCCAGGCTGGCATCTGCGGCGGTGCTATTTTGTTCATTGTCGCTTTGATAGTGTGGGGGAAGAGGCTGAGAATTTGGGCGGGACCACTAAACTTTGCAACGACGTAA